In Pseudoalteromonas sp. MM1, a single window of DNA contains:
- a CDS encoding AMP-binding protein, whose amino-acid sequence MHTHHKAVKEVEQINSLPLTKSYFKGAQSTPLTNKTIGEYFDFIVDKHPDSLAVVVSNQNVRLTYKAFQKEVNQLAMGLLAIGVKPGDRVGIWSPNNIEWCLTQFATAKIGAIMVCINPAYRPNELQFALNSVECSTLITASQFKGSNYVEMLNSLAPELKQCENGKLSSHALPSLKNVIRIGDEASAGMFSFLDVMKMATSAHELELNAIAANLSADQDINIQFTSGTTGNPKGATLTHKNILNNALFVADAMHFTAQDKLCIPVPLYHCFGMVLGSLLCVTKGAAAIYPSDAFDAKTTLDVVQQEGCTALHGVPTMFISQLELPNFTNYNLSTLRTGVMAGSTCPEQVMRKVQTQMNMHQVLIAYGQTECSPINNITETDSSIERQVTTVGRALAHTEVKIIDELGNIQKVGVPGEVCSKGAGIMRCYWNDEEKTQATIDDEGWLHSGDLGVMDSEGFVSIVGRIKDMIIRGGENIYPREIEEILYTYPGIQDAAIFGISDEKYGEEVCAWIQPKEDAELDEQAIRAFLKDKLAYFKMPRYIRFVESYPMTVTGKLQKFKMREQMQQSLTDKAFS is encoded by the coding sequence ATGCACACACACCATAAAGCGGTTAAAGAAGTAGAACAAATAAACTCTTTGCCGCTCACGAAAAGCTATTTTAAAGGAGCGCAAAGCACGCCCCTTACAAATAAAACAATTGGCGAGTACTTTGATTTTATTGTCGACAAACACCCAGATTCGCTCGCTGTCGTTGTTAGCAATCAAAATGTGCGCTTAACGTATAAAGCGTTTCAAAAAGAAGTGAACCAACTCGCTATGGGGTTATTAGCCATAGGCGTTAAACCTGGCGATAGAGTAGGAATATGGTCACCCAATAACATTGAGTGGTGTTTAACTCAATTTGCTACTGCAAAAATAGGTGCCATTATGGTGTGCATCAACCCAGCCTATCGGCCTAACGAGCTTCAATTTGCATTAAACAGCGTTGAGTGTTCAACACTCATTACCGCTTCGCAATTTAAAGGCAGTAACTATGTAGAGATGCTAAATAGTTTAGCGCCAGAACTTAAACAGTGTGAAAATGGGAAGCTGTCATCTCACGCTTTGCCGAGTCTTAAAAATGTGATCCGTATTGGTGATGAGGCAAGCGCAGGTATGTTTTCTTTTTTGGATGTTATGAAGATGGCCACGTCAGCTCATGAGCTAGAGCTTAACGCTATTGCAGCAAATTTAAGTGCCGATCAGGACATAAATATTCAATTTACTTCTGGCACAACAGGTAACCCAAAAGGCGCAACCCTCACCCATAAAAACATACTCAACAATGCACTTTTTGTTGCTGATGCTATGCATTTTACAGCACAAGATAAACTATGTATTCCTGTGCCACTGTATCATTGCTTTGGTATGGTGCTTGGCAGTCTTTTGTGTGTGACTAAAGGCGCCGCAGCAATATACCCTAGCGATGCATTTGATGCAAAAACCACGCTTGATGTAGTACAGCAAGAAGGCTGCACGGCGCTGCACGGTGTACCTACTATGTTTATTAGCCAGCTAGAGCTGCCTAATTTTACTAACTATAACCTTAGCACGTTGCGCACCGGTGTTATGGCAGGTTCTACGTGCCCTGAGCAAGTCATGCGTAAAGTACAAACACAAATGAATATGCATCAGGTTTTAATTGCGTATGGGCAAACAGAATGCAGCCCAATCAATAATATAACCGAAACCGACTCATCTATAGAGCGTCAAGTAACAACCGTTGGCCGCGCCCTTGCTCACACTGAAGTTAAAATTATTGACGAATTGGGTAACATTCAAAAAGTAGGTGTACCCGGTGAGGTTTGTAGTAAAGGCGCCGGTATAATGCGCTGCTATTGGAATGACGAAGAAAAAACACAAGCCACTATAGATGATGAAGGTTGGTTACACTCTGGTGATTTAGGGGTAATGGACAGCGAAGGGTTTGTGAGTATTGTTGGTCGCATAAAAGACATGATCATTCGGGGTGGTGAAAACATTTATCCTCGCGAAATTGAAGAAATCCTTTATACATACCCTGGTATTCAAGATGCCGCTATATTTGGTATTAGTGATGAAAAGTACGGCGAAGAAGTATGCGCGTGGATCCAGCCAAAAGAAGATGCTGAGCTTGATGAGCAAGCAATACGTGCATTTTTAAAAGACAAACTCGCCTATTTTAAAATGCCCCGTTATATTCGTTTTGTAGAGAGTTACCCAATGACAGTAACAGGCAAACTACAAAAGTTTAAAATGCGAGAGCAAATGCAGCAATCACTTACTGATAAGGCCTTTTCTTAA
- a CDS encoding lipoprotein-releasing ABC transporter permease subunit encodes MLLSLFLSERFRAYSGHKDEKNAFVSFIAKASTVGILLGVAVLIVALSVINGFEQQLVHRLLSVVPQVEYVAPSRPIADWPNKVEKLKAEPHVTGAAPFIAVNGMAQFKSQLKAVEIRGVEPSYEGNVSAINQFTQGTLVSQLRTDDVILGKQIVKQLGANIGDNITLLIPKISEQGKSLLAPKRVTLTLAGIIEMGGPIDSSAAFIHLNKAQSVLGYDTSQVTGLRLSVDDVFAAHQIALRVGQTISDYVYVSSWFRTQGSLYQDIQMVRTIVYIVVFLIIAVASFNIVSSLVMEVREKQGNIAILKTMGAKDSTILATFVMQGLTQAFVGVLLGTLVGVILALNISELFTWASQLFAANPLEGVYFIEFLPSKLVLSDIGITVIVTFILAVLATIYPAWQATRVDPAKVLGN; translated from the coding sequence ATGTTGCTTAGTTTATTTTTAAGTGAGCGCTTTAGAGCGTATTCTGGCCATAAAGACGAAAAAAACGCATTTGTAAGCTTTATTGCCAAAGCCTCTACCGTTGGTATTTTATTAGGGGTGGCGGTGTTAATTGTTGCGCTTTCGGTTATTAATGGCTTTGAGCAGCAATTAGTACATCGTTTGTTAAGTGTAGTACCGCAAGTTGAATACGTAGCGCCTAGCCGCCCCATTGCTGATTGGCCTAATAAAGTAGAAAAACTTAAAGCTGAGCCTCATGTTACAGGTGCTGCGCCGTTTATTGCCGTAAATGGTATGGCGCAATTTAAAAGCCAGCTAAAAGCGGTAGAAATACGTGGCGTTGAACCTAGCTATGAGGGAAATGTATCGGCCATAAATCAATTTACCCAAGGTACATTGGTTAGTCAGCTACGCACGGATGACGTTATTTTAGGCAAGCAAATTGTAAAGCAATTGGGCGCTAATATAGGCGATAATATAACTTTACTCATTCCTAAAATTAGCGAGCAAGGCAAGTCTCTATTAGCCCCTAAGCGCGTAACGTTAACACTTGCGGGCATTATAGAAATGGGTGGGCCGATTGATAGTAGCGCTGCGTTTATTCATTTAAATAAAGCACAATCAGTTTTAGGTTACGACACCAGCCAAGTGACAGGATTACGACTGAGCGTAGACGATGTGTTTGCTGCGCATCAAATTGCACTGCGAGTAGGCCAAACTATCAGTGATTATGTGTATGTGTCTAGCTGGTTTAGAACGCAAGGTAGCCTGTATCAAGATATACAAATGGTGCGCACTATTGTGTACATTGTGGTGTTTTTAATTATTGCGGTAGCCAGTTTTAATATTGTGTCCTCCTTGGTAATGGAAGTGCGCGAAAAACAAGGCAACATAGCTATTTTAAAAACCATGGGCGCAAAAGACAGTACCATTTTAGCCACCTTTGTAATGCAAGGCTTAACGCAAGCTTTTGTTGGTGTGTTACTTGGCACACTGGTTGGGGTTATATTAGCGCTTAACATTAGTGAACTGTTTACATGGGCTAGCCAGTTATTTGCAGCTAACCCACTCGAAGGCGTTTATTTTATTGAGTTTTTACCCAGTAAATTAGTACTCAGTGATATAGGTATAACAGTGATAGTTACCTTTATTTTAGCTGTACTTGCTACTATTTACCCTGCGTGGCAAGCAACTCGAGTAGACCCTGCCAAGGTACTAGGTAATTAA
- a CDS encoding DUF1456 family protein translates to MTNNDILRRVRYTFNLTDTAMVGIYAAAEATVTTEQVVAWLTKEGEPGFVKMSDTEFATFLNGFINTKRGKREGPQPVPEAKLNNNIIFMKLRIALDMKAEDVIATLALVNFELSKHELSAFSRKVENKHYRVCNDQVLRLFLTGVQQQYRPAE, encoded by the coding sequence TTGACAAATAACGATATTTTACGCCGTGTTCGCTATACCTTTAATTTAACCGATACTGCCATGGTCGGTATTTACGCCGCCGCAGAGGCTACAGTTACCACTGAGCAAGTCGTTGCATGGTTAACAAAAGAGGGTGAGCCAGGGTTTGTTAAAATGTCAGACACTGAGTTTGCGACATTTTTAAATGGCTTTATAAATACTAAGCGTGGTAAACGCGAAGGCCCGCAGCCGGTACCAGAGGCTAAGTTAAACAATAATATTATTTTTATGAAGCTACGCATTGCTTTAGACATGAAAGCAGAAGATGTCATTGCAACACTTGCACTGGTTAACTTTGAATTAAGCAAGCATGAGCTCAGTGCGTTTTCTCGCAAAGTAGAAAATAAACATTACCGTGTTTGTAACGACCAAGTTTTGCGTTTGTTTTTAACAGGTGTTCAGCAGCAGTATCGCCCTGCAGAGTAA